A window of Bos taurus isolate L1 Dominette 01449 registration number 42190680 breed Hereford chromosome 19, ARS-UCD2.0, whole genome shotgun sequence contains these coding sequences:
- the SLC16A11 gene encoding monocarboxylate transporter 11 isoform X1: MTPKPTGPPDGGWGWVVAAAGFAVNGLSYGVLRSLGLAFPDFAEYFDRNAQETAWVSALALAVQQAASEEGPRGPVGSALSTRWGARPVVMVGGVLTSLGFVFSAFAHSLLHLYLGLGVLAGSGWALVFAPALGTVSRYFSRRRVLAVGLALMGNGASSLLLAPALQLLLDNFGWRGALLLLGAVTLHLTPCGALLRPLALPGDPLALPRSPLAALGLGLFRRPAFLVLTLGTALVGVGYFIPYVHLAPHALDRGLGGYGAALVVAAAAVGDIGARLPCGWLADQGWVPLPRLLTIFGALTGLGLLAVGLVPVVGNEDSWGGPLLAAAGVYGLSAGSFAPLTFCVLPELVGIGNVVQATGLVMLLLSLGGLLGPPLSGFLKDETGDFTASFLMCGSFVLSGSFIYLGLPKALPSCRQASRPGTPPPEMGELLPVPQVALLSPGDPHSTLDTTC; encoded by the exons GGCCGCAGGGTTCGCGGTGAATGGACTCTCCTACGGGGTGTTACGCTCCCTGGGCCTCGCCTTCCCTGACTTCGCGGAGTATTTTGACCGAAACGCTCAGGAGACGGCGTGGGTCAGCGCCCTGGCCCTGGCAGTGCAGCAGGCAGCCAGTGAGGAGGGGCCCCGAG GCCCAGTGGGCAGTGCCCTGAGCACCCGCTGGGGGGCGCGCCCTGTCGTGATGGTTGGGGGCGTCCTCACCTCGCTCGGCTTCGTCTTCTCGGCTTTCGCCCACAGTCTGCTGCACCTCTACCTTGGCCTGGGCGTCCTTGCTG GCTCCGGCTGGGCCCTGGTGTTCGCCCCTGCCCTGGGGACCGTCTCCCGTTACTTCTCCCGCCGTCGAGTCTTGGCCGTGGGGCTGGCACTCATGGGCAACGGGGCCTCCTCGCTGCTCTTGGCGCCCGCTTTACAGCTCCTCCTTGATAATTTTGGCTGGCGGGGCGCCCTGCTCCTCCTCGGAGCCGTCACCCTTCACCTCACCCCCTGTGGCGCCCTGCTACGACCCCTGGCGCTTCCTGGCGACCCCCTGGCCCTACCCCGAAGCCCTCTAGCTGCCCTCGGCCTCGGTCTCTTCAGACGCCCGGCCTTCCTAGTTTTGACACTAGGCACGGCCTTAGTGGGGGTCGGTTACTTCATCCCCTACGTGCACTTGGCTCCTCACGCTTTAGATCGGGGCCTGGGCGGGTATGGGGCGGCGCTGGTGGTGGCGGCGGCCGCGGTGGGGGATATCGGCGCTCGGCTCCCCTGCGGGTGGCTGGCAGACCAGGGTTGGGTGCCCCTCCCGCGGTTGCTGACGATATTCGGGGCTCTGACAGGCCTGGGGCTGCTGGCGGTGGGATTGGTGCCTGTGGTGGGGAACGAGGACAGCTGGGGGGGCCCCCTGCTGGCCGCGGCTGGGGTCTACGGCCTGAGCGCCGGAAGTTTCGCCCCGTTGACTTTCTGTGTGCTCCCGGAGCTAGTGGGCATCGGAAATGTGGTACAGGCCACCGGtctggtgatgctgctgctgagcCTCGGGGGGCTTCTAGGCCCTCCCCTGTCAG GCTTCCTAAAGGATGAGACCGGAGACTTCACCGCCTCCTTCCTCATGTGCGGCTCTTTCGTCCTCTCTGGCAGCTTCATCTATTTGGGGCTGCCCAAGGCGCTGCCCTCTTGCCGTCAGGCCTCACGTCCAGGCACTCCACCCCCTGAGATGGGGGAGCTGCTCCCGGTCCCTCAGGTTGCCCTGCTCTCCCCGGGAGACCCTCACTCCACTCTGGACACCACTTGTTGA
- the SLC16A11 gene encoding monocarboxylate transporter 11 isoform X2 translates to MTPKPTGPPDGGWGWVVAAAGFAVNGLSYGVLRSLGLAFPDFAEYFDRNAQETAWVSALALAVQQAASPVGSALSTRWGARPVVMVGGVLTSLGFVFSAFAHSLLHLYLGLGVLAGSGWALVFAPALGTVSRYFSRRRVLAVGLALMGNGASSLLLAPALQLLLDNFGWRGALLLLGAVTLHLTPCGALLRPLALPGDPLALPRSPLAALGLGLFRRPAFLVLTLGTALVGVGYFIPYVHLAPHALDRGLGGYGAALVVAAAAVGDIGARLPCGWLADQGWVPLPRLLTIFGALTGLGLLAVGLVPVVGNEDSWGGPLLAAAGVYGLSAGSFAPLTFCVLPELVGIGNVVQATGLVMLLLSLGGLLGPPLSGFLKDETGDFTASFLMCGSFVLSGSFIYLGLPKALPSCRQASRPGTPPPEMGELLPVPQVALLSPGDPHSTLDTTC, encoded by the exons GGCCGCAGGGTTCGCGGTGAATGGACTCTCCTACGGGGTGTTACGCTCCCTGGGCCTCGCCTTCCCTGACTTCGCGGAGTATTTTGACCGAAACGCTCAGGAGACGGCGTGGGTCAGCGCCCTGGCCCTGGCAGTGCAGCAGGCAGCCA GCCCAGTGGGCAGTGCCCTGAGCACCCGCTGGGGGGCGCGCCCTGTCGTGATGGTTGGGGGCGTCCTCACCTCGCTCGGCTTCGTCTTCTCGGCTTTCGCCCACAGTCTGCTGCACCTCTACCTTGGCCTGGGCGTCCTTGCTG GCTCCGGCTGGGCCCTGGTGTTCGCCCCTGCCCTGGGGACCGTCTCCCGTTACTTCTCCCGCCGTCGAGTCTTGGCCGTGGGGCTGGCACTCATGGGCAACGGGGCCTCCTCGCTGCTCTTGGCGCCCGCTTTACAGCTCCTCCTTGATAATTTTGGCTGGCGGGGCGCCCTGCTCCTCCTCGGAGCCGTCACCCTTCACCTCACCCCCTGTGGCGCCCTGCTACGACCCCTGGCGCTTCCTGGCGACCCCCTGGCCCTACCCCGAAGCCCTCTAGCTGCCCTCGGCCTCGGTCTCTTCAGACGCCCGGCCTTCCTAGTTTTGACACTAGGCACGGCCTTAGTGGGGGTCGGTTACTTCATCCCCTACGTGCACTTGGCTCCTCACGCTTTAGATCGGGGCCTGGGCGGGTATGGGGCGGCGCTGGTGGTGGCGGCGGCCGCGGTGGGGGATATCGGCGCTCGGCTCCCCTGCGGGTGGCTGGCAGACCAGGGTTGGGTGCCCCTCCCGCGGTTGCTGACGATATTCGGGGCTCTGACAGGCCTGGGGCTGCTGGCGGTGGGATTGGTGCCTGTGGTGGGGAACGAGGACAGCTGGGGGGGCCCCCTGCTGGCCGCGGCTGGGGTCTACGGCCTGAGCGCCGGAAGTTTCGCCCCGTTGACTTTCTGTGTGCTCCCGGAGCTAGTGGGCATCGGAAATGTGGTACAGGCCACCGGtctggtgatgctgctgctgagcCTCGGGGGGCTTCTAGGCCCTCCCCTGTCAG GCTTCCTAAAGGATGAGACCGGAGACTTCACCGCCTCCTTCCTCATGTGCGGCTCTTTCGTCCTCTCTGGCAGCTTCATCTATTTGGGGCTGCCCAAGGCGCTGCCCTCTTGCCGTCAGGCCTCACGTCCAGGCACTCCACCCCCTGAGATGGGGGAGCTGCTCCCGGTCCCTCAGGTTGCCCTGCTCTCCCCGGGAGACCCTCACTCCACTCTGGACACCACTTGTTGA